The proteins below come from a single Thermodesulfovibrionales bacterium genomic window:
- a CDS encoding DsrE family protein — protein MPEKKFVFILKHSYDDPDIAAGAMQLAANMKAFDVELDFFLMEKGVLLAKKGFAETLTWQKKDEFSSVADLIKTLTEDFGVKFYICASCVKHYGLDKVELIKNAEIRPGSFLGEMLLERQALTF, from the coding sequence ATGCCTGAGAAAAAGTTTGTATTCATCCTGAAACATTCTTACGATGATCCTGACATTGCAGCTGGCGCCATGCAGCTTGCAGCAAACATGAAGGCCTTTGATGTTGAACTTGACTTTTTCTTGATGGAAAAAGGCGTACTGCTAGCAAAGAAGGGCTTTGCCGAAACACTCACATGGCAGAAAAAAGATGAATTCTCATCTGTTGCTGATCTTATAAAAACACTTACCGAAGACTTCGGGGTCAAATTCTACATCTGTGCCTCTTGTGTAAAGCACTACGGACTGGATAAGGTGGAATTAATCAAGAATGCAGAGATAAGGCCTGGGTCTTTCCTTGGAGAGATGTTACTTGAAAGACAGGCACTGACATTCTGA
- a CDS encoding DUF134 domain-containing protein yields MARPKKPRKCRFSFKKLQGKMFKPSGIPPDRLEFITIYRDELEVIRLCDKKNLTQEEAGRKMGVSRGTVQRLLKSARIKIAIALSECKGMVFKKEENIKSS; encoded by the coding sequence TTGGCTAGACCTAAAAAACCACGGAAATGCCGCTTTTCTTTTAAAAAGTTGCAGGGTAAGATGTTCAAGCCTTCAGGTATTCCACCGGATAGACTTGAATTTATAACCATCTACAGAGATGAACTGGAGGTGATAAGATTATGCGATAAAAAGAATCTTACCCAGGAAGAGGCTGGCAGGAAAATGGGTGTGTCGAGAGGCACTGTCCAGAGATTACTAAAAAGTGCAAGAATAAAGATAGCAATTGCCCTTTCAGAATGTAAAGGAATGGTGTTCAAAAAGGAAGAAAATATTAAATCCTCATAA